A stretch of the Thiomicrorhabdus xiamenensis genome encodes the following:
- a CDS encoding class I SAM-dependent methyltransferase — MKPHTSSERLSPKQRLRIQTRHRVSIERFGYQPQALYWSSREIQQIRFDILSRVFAQQAPRGEESAFSVLDVGCGFADLRNYLWDKGLDIDYVGIDLSEDMVQSARFQYPDIQVQQGDLFDQGFAAEQFEFVLLSGALNEVVEADQEGQGRYAKAIISEMYRICSKGVAFNLLDARNEWIASRPDLQSFVPQEIVNYCQTFADRVAWEDGYLDNDFTVFLYKDAETVDA; from the coding sequence ATGAAACCGCATACATCCAGTGAACGATTAAGCCCAAAGCAGCGCCTTCGAATTCAGACACGGCACAGGGTTTCTATCGAGCGTTTCGGCTATCAGCCCCAAGCGCTGTATTGGAGTAGTCGGGAAATTCAACAGATCCGTTTCGATATTCTGTCTCGGGTGTTTGCGCAGCAAGCACCGCGCGGTGAAGAGAGCGCCTTTTCGGTACTCGATGTCGGCTGTGGTTTTGCGGACTTGCGCAATTATCTATGGGATAAGGGATTGGATATTGATTATGTCGGTATCGATTTGTCCGAGGATATGGTGCAGAGCGCCCGTTTTCAATATCCGGATATTCAGGTTCAGCAGGGGGATCTGTTTGATCAGGGCTTTGCGGCTGAGCAATTCGAATTTGTTTTGCTGTCCGGAGCACTGAACGAAGTGGTGGAGGCGGATCAGGAAGGGCAGGGCCGCTATGCCAAGGCGATAATTTCCGAAATGTACCGAATCTGCAGCAAGGGTGTGGCGTTCAATCTTCTGGATGCGCGCAACGAATGGATTGCAAGTCGCCCGGATCTGCAGAGTTTCGTGCCGCAGGAGATCGTCAATTATTGCCAAACGTTCGCTGACCGGGTTGCTTGGGAAGACGGCTATCTTGATAACGATTTTACGGTTTTTTTGTATAAGGACGCCGAAACCGTCGATGCCTGA
- a CDS encoding NUDIX domain-containing protein — protein sequence MVRSKNTAKGVLIEHDKILFIRKEYSDGRRIYTLPGGTQEPGEALQDTVVREVWEEVGARVRVKGLAKVYEHQRPSKSDPQTLKHKVEFAFVCELTEPYTPHNGSHPDPSQVDVEWLTLGELADKTLDPRPLADLLQDISKHVGPLYRNLLD from the coding sequence ATGGTTCGCAGTAAAAACACGGCCAAAGGCGTGTTGATCGAGCATGACAAGATCCTGTTTATCCGCAAGGAATATTCTGACGGACGTCGAATCTATACTTTGCCGGGCGGGACTCAGGAACCGGGAGAAGCTTTGCAAGATACCGTCGTTCGCGAGGTATGGGAAGAAGTCGGTGCCAGAGTTCGGGTCAAGGGTCTGGCTAAAGTCTACGAACATCAGCGTCCATCAAAGTCCGATCCGCAAACCCTAAAGCATAAGGTTGAGTTCGCTTTTGTATGCGAATTGACCGAACCTTATACGCCGCACAATGGTTCTCATCCTGACCCCAGTCAGGTTGACGTCGAATGGCTGACTTTAGGTGAGTTGGCGGATAAAACGCTCGATCCTCGTCCTTTAGCCGATTTGCTGCAAGATATTTCCAAGCATGTCGGACCTCTGTACCGGAATTTATTGGATTAA
- a CDS encoding AAA family ATPase — MSSQLEFQALKEHLQTVIVGQEALLDKMMVALLTGGHVLLEGPPGLAKTTAVKALAQGVHAAFQRIQFTPDLMPGDVIGSEILDKESGALRFVPGPIFHDIILADEINRAPPKVQSALLEAMAEKQVTAGGKTRALPETFLVLATQNPLEQNGTYPLPEAQLDRFMLHLLLDYPDQEDELEILRRDRKRHFGEDQDNYQSALTPQQVMQARHQVSEQYVSEPVEAYMVALVTATRRLGELDPEMEEVLKIGASPRASLALLHASCAWAWLDGRDFVTPDDVQQMLPDVLRHRIILSFGAYASGWSADKIIQRLIELVAIPETD; from the coding sequence ATGTCGAGTCAATTAGAATTTCAGGCATTGAAAGAACATTTGCAGACTGTGATTGTCGGGCAAGAAGCGCTTCTCGATAAAATGATGGTCGCACTTCTGACCGGCGGGCATGTCCTGCTGGAGGGGCCGCCAGGGCTGGCTAAAACGACCGCGGTTAAGGCGCTGGCACAGGGCGTTCATGCCGCTTTCCAGCGTATCCAGTTTACTCCTGACCTGATGCCGGGCGATGTGATCGGCTCGGAAATTCTGGATAAAGAGAGCGGTGCTTTACGCTTTGTTCCGGGGCCGATTTTCCACGATATTATTCTGGCCGACGAGATTAACCGTGCGCCGCCGAAAGTGCAGTCGGCGCTGTTGGAGGCGATGGCGGAAAAACAGGTAACGGCCGGCGGTAAGACGCGCGCCTTGCCGGAGACGTTTTTGGTTCTGGCCACTCAGAACCCGCTTGAGCAGAACGGAACCTACCCTTTACCTGAGGCGCAGCTCGACCGTTTTATGTTGCACCTGTTATTGGATTACCCAGATCAGGAAGATGAACTGGAAATTCTGCGTCGCGACCGCAAACGCCACTTCGGCGAAGATCAGGATAACTACCAGAGCGCCTTAACACCGCAACAGGTGATGCAGGCGCGTCATCAGGTTTCGGAACAATATGTTTCCGAGCCTGTCGAAGCGTATATGGTGGCGTTGGTGACCGCCACCCGCCGTCTTGGAGAGCTGGATCCCGAGATGGAGGAAGTGTTGAAAATCGGTGCCTCGCCGCGTGCTTCTCTGGCTTTGTTACATGCCAGCTGTGCCTGGGCATGGCTGGATGGTCGGGATTTCGTCACGCCGGACGATGTGCAGCAGATGCTGCCGGATGTTCTGCGGCACCGAATTATCCTAAGCTTTGGTGCCTATGCCAGTGGCTGGAGCGCGGATAAAATCATCCAGCGTTTGATCGAATTGGTCGCCATCCCGGAAACGGATTGA
- a CDS encoding DUF808 family protein: MASGILLILDDIATLFDDVATLSKVATKKTVGVLGDDLAVGAQRASGFHASRELPVLWAITKGSFLNKLLILPVAFLLSAFLPQLIVPILLLGGIYLSYEGAEKIYEFLFHRATQAPAAQTAVDKNELLALEKRKIRSAITTDFILSIEIIIIALSAVADASLPAQIGAVTFIALLATVGVYGLVALMVRMDDAGLHLLEKSANERGIKRGLMQKTGRGLIAALPKIIRILAVVGTLAMLLVGGGIFVHNLTGLHHFLEGLPVLLGELLVGLIIGVLTLAVLKIIQKTRA, translated from the coding sequence ATGGCCAGTGGTATTTTGCTAATTTTAGACGATATCGCCACTTTATTTGACGATGTTGCCACCTTGTCGAAAGTCGCCACCAAGAAAACCGTCGGTGTTCTGGGTGACGATCTGGCGGTTGGAGCACAACGTGCGTCCGGTTTTCACGCCAGTCGTGAGTTGCCCGTTCTATGGGCGATTACCAAGGGCTCTTTTCTCAATAAACTGTTGATCCTGCCTGTAGCTTTTCTGCTGAGCGCCTTTTTACCGCAACTGATTGTTCCGATTCTGTTGCTCGGAGGAATCTACCTAAGTTACGAAGGTGCAGAAAAAATCTATGAGTTCCTGTTCCATAGAGCCACGCAAGCGCCCGCAGCCCAAACGGCCGTCGATAAAAACGAACTTCTCGCTCTGGAAAAACGCAAAATCCGCTCGGCAATTACTACCGACTTCATTCTCTCGATCGAAATTATCATTATCGCTCTGAGCGCCGTAGCCGATGCCTCGTTACCGGCTCAAATCGGCGCAGTCACTTTTATCGCCCTGCTGGCAACGGTAGGTGTCTATGGTCTGGTAGCTTTGATGGTGCGCATGGACGATGCCGGTCTGCACCTGCTGGAAAAATCCGCAAACGAGCGCGGAATAAAGCGCGGTTTAATGCAGAAAACCGGCAGAGGATTGATCGCCGCCTTGCCGAAAATCATTCGAATTCTGGCGGTTGTGGGAACCTTGGCAATGCTGCTGGTAGGAGGTGGAATCTTTGTCCATAATCTGACCGGCCTGCACCACTTCCTTGAAGGCTTGCCGGTTTTACTCGGAGAATTGCTGGTCGGACTGATCATCGGCGTATTGACTTTGGCTGTGCTTAAAATCATCCAAAAGACGCGTGCCTGA
- a CDS encoding HD-GYP domain-containing protein: protein MPVDHPAIEKRERIKGSLSYSAKNSSFTDELQRLHQFLLEDHPFIERIGIIDYDADTDELITFFDSNTRERPINHYRFKLSESESLKEIAEQNCGRLIQDLDELAMIQRTHTQKIREAGFRSSYTLPMKYQETLYGFIFFNSYSKNVFSERVTYRLEFLADMITLMVANDRNMHQLLLATLKSTLAFSGCHDSETRAHQDRVAHYSRLIGMQIADRYQLDDEFIEQLFLFAPLHDVGKISIPDGILMKPGRLTDEEFEIMKTHADKGADLIREMMSYFDMHELRQVKMLENIVRFHHESFDGNGYPVGLAGQDIPIEARIVAVADVFDALTSQRRYKEAWDNETAFAELNKLAGCHLDPDCVVALHACKREVQELQQIFK from the coding sequence ATGCCAGTTGACCATCCTGCCATAGAGAAAAGAGAGCGCATAAAGGGCTCTTTGTCTTACAGCGCCAAAAACAGTTCTTTCACGGACGAATTGCAGCGGTTGCATCAGTTTTTACTGGAAGACCATCCGTTTATAGAGCGCATCGGTATCATTGATTACGATGCAGATACCGATGAATTGATCACGTTCTTTGATAGCAATACCCGGGAAAGACCGATCAACCATTATCGTTTTAAACTTTCCGAGTCGGAATCCCTGAAAGAAATTGCCGAGCAGAATTGCGGTCGTCTGATTCAGGATTTGGACGAATTGGCGATGATTCAGCGCACCCATACGCAAAAAATCCGTGAGGCCGGTTTTCGTTCCAGCTATACCTTACCGATGAAGTATCAGGAGACTCTGTACGGATTTATCTTTTTCAACTCCTATTCGAAGAATGTATTCAGCGAAAGGGTGACTTACCGTCTAGAGTTTCTGGCGGATATGATTACCCTGATGGTGGCCAATGACCGTAATATGCATCAGCTGTTGCTGGCGACCTTGAAATCGACGCTGGCCTTTTCGGGCTGTCATGACTCGGAAACGCGTGCGCATCAGGATCGGGTGGCGCACTATTCGCGATTAATCGGTATGCAGATTGCCGACCGCTATCAGCTGGATGACGAGTTTATCGAGCAGCTGTTTCTGTTTGCGCCACTGCACGATGTCGGCAAAATCAGTATTCCGGACGGTATTCTGATGAAGCCGGGGCGTTTGACCGACGAAGAATTCGAAATTATGAAAACTCATGCCGATAAAGGTGCGGATCTTATTCGCGAGATGATGAGTTACTTTGATATGCATGAGTTGCGCCAAGTGAAAATGCTGGAGAATATCGTCCGTTTTCATCATGAATCCTTTGATGGCAATGGTTATCCGGTAGGGCTTGCGGGACAGGACATTCCGATTGAAGCACGGATTGTCGCAGTCGCGGATGTGTTTGATGCCTTGACCAGTCAGCGCCGTTATAAGGAAGCCTGGGATAATGAAACGGCCTTTGCGGAGTTGAACAAGCTGGCCGGATGCCATCTCGATCCGGACTGTGTTGTTGCGCTGCACGCCTGTAAAAGAGAAGTGCAGGAGTTGCAGCAAATCTTTAAATAG
- a CDS encoding DUF58 domain-containing protein: MKPLDSQSFKALLNQLDAWNMQPDWGQKLSSQSLQGPQNSRMHGSGSEFAESRPYAHGDEIRHLDWRLMARSGEAFSRRFEEQRQAEWVIAVDMREPMWFGTRRQFKVSQALNLVAMIAWQAQRHNVSLQLWAFGDRLLRIPLTQLSGQSLVLSCLQSLNHSKSEWLAAGQRPVSLSKAMNELFTHTDAGASVFIVSDLHDFTENAEFAKQLIAWRQRLTLNFLWLYDPAEVALPAVPGLQLLGSMGKALRLDRLLERKAYQHWAQSHYARIEEALIKNGARFAAASSETPLQQLARVYLQLTAHNQGVLAAQQSTLSERGTTNG, encoded by the coding sequence ATGAAACCGTTGGATTCACAGTCGTTTAAGGCGTTGTTAAATCAGCTGGATGCCTGGAATATGCAGCCGGACTGGGGGCAAAAGCTCTCGTCGCAGTCCTTGCAGGGGCCGCAGAACAGTCGCATGCATGGCAGCGGAAGTGAATTCGCGGAAAGCCGTCCCTATGCGCATGGGGACGAGATCCGCCATCTTGATTGGCGTTTGATGGCGCGCAGCGGCGAAGCCTTTAGCCGTCGCTTTGAAGAACAGCGCCAGGCGGAATGGGTGATCGCTGTCGATATGCGTGAACCGATGTGGTTCGGAACCCGTCGTCAATTCAAGGTTTCTCAGGCATTGAATCTGGTCGCAATGATCGCTTGGCAGGCGCAAAGACATAATGTCAGTCTGCAGCTCTGGGCTTTCGGTGATCGTTTACTGCGCATTCCTCTGACACAGTTAAGCGGCCAGAGCCTGGTGCTTTCCTGTCTGCAGTCATTGAATCATTCGAAGTCCGAGTGGCTTGCCGCAGGCCAACGTCCGGTGAGCCTGTCCAAAGCGATGAATGAACTCTTTACGCATACCGATGCCGGAGCGAGTGTCTTTATTGTCAGCGATCTGCATGACTTTACCGAAAATGCCGAGTTCGCCAAGCAGCTAATCGCCTGGCGACAGCGTTTGACGCTGAATTTTCTATGGTTGTATGATCCGGCGGAAGTCGCTTTACCGGCCGTTCCCGGATTGCAGTTGCTCGGTTCTATGGGTAAGGCGCTTCGTCTCGATCGCTTGTTGGAACGCAAAGCTTATCAGCACTGGGCGCAGTCGCACTATGCCCGGATCGAGGAAGCCTTGATAAAAAACGGCGCCCGTTTTGCGGCGGCTTCCAGCGAAACGCCCCTGCAACAGTTGGCAAGGGTTTATCTGCAGTTAACCGCCCATAATCAAGGCGTTTTGGCGGCCCAACAGTCGACACTTTCCGAACGAGGGACGACGAATGGCTGA
- a CDS encoding vWA domain-containing protein has product MADWLELTQNWWQSWHFAAPQLLWLGAFLPVWWLWRGLVSKRDLQDDLGDWRDWHFSRIISAKHSLLAQMQANSLPAEVAKEGEKQLKTWQALLLFTLRFALLLSLLFVLAQPQKALPPEPLVQQKTVRDLLFVVEASASFLLNDYQQDGKPQTRMQAVQQVLDQFIEQLPGNRFAITVYAQSAFNLLPLSADQQAARLYLQRLRPYLAGRTDEAMAEALGLALKQTQSANLALEQMPERKRVLILISDGDNQPSRLPVEQALDYAQLLQVPIYTIGVGATDERADKREFSGLLYQPLKADLLRTIAAQSGGQFYQIGSGLDLREVLHKIDQAEGVPWQAPPKKRAFMPLYPQFLWLSLLLFVAYLSVLVLTRSASHDEEGAR; this is encoded by the coding sequence ATGGCTGATTGGTTGGAATTGACACAGAACTGGTGGCAATCGTGGCATTTTGCTGCGCCCCAACTACTCTGGTTGGGCGCTTTTCTGCCTGTCTGGTGGTTATGGCGCGGGTTGGTCAGCAAACGCGATCTGCAAGATGATCTCGGGGATTGGCGTGATTGGCACTTTTCGAGAATTATCAGCGCCAAACATAGCCTTTTAGCGCAGATGCAGGCAAATTCACTGCCTGCGGAAGTGGCAAAAGAAGGCGAGAAACAGTTAAAAACCTGGCAGGCGTTGCTTCTGTTTACACTGCGCTTTGCTTTATTGTTGAGTCTGTTATTCGTTTTGGCTCAGCCGCAAAAAGCGTTACCGCCTGAACCTTTGGTGCAGCAGAAAACGGTGCGCGATCTGTTGTTTGTGGTTGAGGCCTCGGCATCCTTTTTATTGAACGATTATCAGCAAGATGGCAAGCCCCAGACGCGAATGCAGGCGGTTCAGCAGGTTTTGGATCAGTTTATTGAACAACTCCCCGGTAACCGTTTCGCGATTACCGTTTATGCGCAAAGTGCATTTAACCTGCTGCCTTTGAGTGCGGATCAGCAGGCCGCACGTCTTTATCTGCAACGTCTGAGACCCTATCTGGCCGGGCGCACCGACGAGGCTATGGCGGAAGCTTTGGGGCTGGCGCTCAAGCAGACCCAGTCCGCCAATCTGGCTTTGGAGCAAATGCCTGAGCGTAAACGGGTGTTGATTCTGATTAGCGATGGCGATAACCAGCCGAGCCGTCTGCCGGTCGAGCAGGCGCTTGATTACGCGCAGTTGCTGCAGGTTCCGATTTATACCATTGGTGTGGGTGCGACGGATGAACGGGCTGACAAACGCGAGTTCAGCGGCTTGCTGTATCAGCCTTTGAAGGCGGATCTGCTACGAACCATCGCCGCACAGAGCGGAGGCCAGTTTTACCAGATTGGCAGTGGCCTGGATCTGCGGGAAGTTCTGCACAAGATTGATCAGGCGGAAGGTGTACCGTGGCAGGCGCCTCCGAAGAAACGGGCTTTTATGCCTTTGTATCCGCAGTTTCTTTGGCTGAGTTTATTGCTCTTTGTCGCCTACCTTTCGGTTCTGGTTCTGACGAGATCGGCATCGCATGACGAGGAGGGGGCAAGATGA
- a CDS encoding MFS transporter, which translates to MQDSALTGRYFENGIRCNLPQFLHQLLQVFLVGSMIGLTRTVLPGLSSTEFGLAEQQFILLTAFVVVFGFIKAVMNLLAGRMSERFGRKNILILGWIAALPIPVLFYFADNWYWILAATLFLGLNQGLSWSMALNSKLDLAKPTQRGLVNGLNEFSGYAAVGLAGLLAAAAVEWLGAHLALGILSALTLFAGLYLAVFHIVETRPWAEGNGVSQSTSRRQSRPLNTLFAYATLRYSPLVALNQAGMVEKFVDALVWVLLPVYLLSRELSLIQASAIISVYGVVWGASQLVTGPLSDRIGRKPLIVAGMWLCALGVWAIIHSHDSGWWTLEAALIGLGMAMLYPTLGAAVADHADAQERATILGVYRFWRDFGYAIGALIMGLAAQFTGRLESAFELVAVAMVISGLWVWLKVPRKQIH; encoded by the coding sequence ATGCAAGATTCTGCGTTAACCGGGCGTTACTTTGAGAACGGAATTCGCTGTAACCTGCCGCAGTTTTTGCATCAGTTACTACAGGTCTTTCTGGTCGGATCTATGATCGGACTGACGCGCACGGTGCTTCCGGGACTGTCTTCTACAGAATTCGGTTTGGCCGAGCAGCAGTTTATATTGCTTACCGCGTTTGTCGTGGTGTTCGGTTTTATCAAGGCGGTGATGAACTTGCTGGCGGGGCGGATGTCCGAGCGTTTCGGGCGGAAAAATATACTGATTCTCGGGTGGATAGCGGCATTGCCGATTCCGGTTTTGTTCTATTTCGCCGATAACTGGTATTGGATTTTAGCGGCCACTCTGTTTCTGGGGTTAAATCAGGGGTTAAGTTGGTCGATGGCGCTTAACAGTAAACTGGATTTGGCTAAGCCCACTCAGAGGGGGCTGGTTAACGGTTTAAATGAATTTTCCGGTTATGCTGCCGTTGGCTTGGCCGGATTGCTTGCCGCAGCGGCGGTTGAATGGCTGGGGGCGCATTTGGCGTTGGGTATTTTATCGGCGCTCACTCTGTTTGCCGGTTTATATCTGGCGGTTTTTCACATTGTCGAAACCAGGCCTTGGGCTGAAGGCAATGGCGTCAGTCAATCGACTTCCCGACGACAAAGCCGGCCTCTAAACACGTTGTTTGCCTACGCCACTCTGCGATACTCTCCGCTTGTTGCGCTGAACCAGGCGGGCATGGTTGAGAAGTTTGTCGATGCGTTGGTTTGGGTGCTTCTGCCGGTTTATTTGCTCAGTCGGGAGTTGTCGCTGATTCAAGCCAGCGCTATTATTTCAGTTTACGGCGTCGTTTGGGGAGCCTCCCAGTTAGTAACAGGTCCTTTATCGGATAGAATAGGTCGTAAGCCTCTCATTGTGGCTGGAATGTGGCTATGTGCGCTGGGCGTCTGGGCGATTATTCACAGCCATGACAGCGGGTGGTGGACGCTGGAAGCCGCTCTGATTGGTCTTGGGATGGCAATGCTTTATCCGACTCTGGGTGCAGCCGTGGCCGATCATGCAGACGCTCAGGAAAGAGCAACGATTTTAGGCGTTTACCGGTTCTGGCGCGATTTCGGTTATGCAATCGGCGCCTTGATTATGGGACTGGCAGCTCAGTTTACCGGACGCTTGGAAAGCGCTTTTGAACTGGTTGCGGTCGCGATGGTAATTTCGGGTCTTTGGGTTTGGCTTAAAGTCCCTCGTAAACAGATTCATTAA
- a CDS encoding DUF302 domain-containing protein encodes MTTKTETQQANGVITLRSAFSVTESIDNLEREVHKKKMNIFARINHSAGAQKIGSELRPTELLIFGSPQGGTPLMECTQVIGLDLPLKALAWEDENGVVWLSFNDLTYLAERHQISDCPNLDKLNNVMKTLIQTAAGK; translated from the coding sequence ATGACAACCAAAACCGAGACACAACAGGCAAACGGCGTAATCACTCTCCGCAGTGCTTTTTCAGTCACCGAATCCATAGATAATCTGGAAAGAGAAGTTCACAAAAAAAAGATGAATATCTTTGCCCGCATCAACCATTCGGCCGGAGCCCAAAAAATTGGTTCCGAATTGCGTCCCACTGAACTGCTTATTTTCGGCAGCCCGCAAGGCGGAACCCCGTTAATGGAATGCACGCAAGTAATCGGCTTGGACCTCCCTTTGAAAGCCCTCGCTTGGGAAGACGAAAACGGAGTTGTCTGGTTGAGCTTCAACGACCTGACCTATCTCGCCGAAAGACATCAAATCAGCGACTGCCCGAATCTCGACAAACTGAATAACGTCATGAAAACCCTGATCCAAACGGCTGCAGGAAAATAG
- a CDS encoding GNAT family N-acetyltransferase codes for MNQIQFLQVGKDDAKEIAALTGELLQEIMQKTGQAAFCFDEHETVQRLREFIAEGHYRVIAAKIDRQFIGFASLYPSYALYAEGHFGTLAEFYVKPEYRRKGVGKMLIQKVVDYGCTQGWKRLEVTTPSLPEFDQTLAFYQREGFEITGGRKLKRLLETA; via the coding sequence ATGAATCAAATTCAATTTCTGCAAGTAGGCAAGGACGACGCGAAAGAAATCGCCGCGCTTACCGGTGAGCTTTTGCAGGAAATCATGCAAAAAACCGGTCAGGCGGCTTTTTGCTTTGACGAACACGAAACCGTACAACGCTTGCGCGAGTTTATTGCCGAAGGGCACTACCGAGTCATTGCAGCCAAAATCGATCGGCAATTCATCGGCTTCGCCAGCCTTTACCCGAGCTACGCACTCTATGCCGAAGGCCATTTCGGCACACTGGCCGAATTTTATGTCAAACCGGAATATCGCCGCAAAGGCGTAGGCAAAATGCTCATACAGAAGGTTGTCGACTATGGATGCACACAGGGCTGGAAGCGCTTAGAGGTGACAACACCTTCGCTTCCTGAGTTTGATCAAACCCTGGCCTTTTACCAGCGGGAGGGCTTCGAAATCACCGGCGGCCGGAAACTTAAACGATTATTGGAAACTGCATAA
- a CDS encoding peptidylprolyl isomerase, producing MIHPDSRAKAHHILLESEEAALALIPQIQSLEDFERLAREYSTCPSAKIGGDIGLVKPEVIVAELAEQIFSDLPLNQVLGPFKTVHGYHLVWIKRRHLAG from the coding sequence ATGATTCATCCGGATTCCCGTGCAAAGGCACATCATATTTTATTGGAGAGTGAGGAGGCTGCATTGGCGTTGATTCCGCAAATTCAGTCGCTGGAAGATTTCGAGCGTCTGGCGCGTGAGTATTCAACTTGTCCGTCGGCTAAGATTGGCGGCGATATCGGTCTGGTTAAGCCGGAGGTGATCGTTGCGGAACTGGCCGAGCAGATTTTTAGCGATTTGCCGTTGAATCAGGTGCTTGGTCCTTTTAAAACGGTACATGGTTATCATCTTGTCTGGATTAAACGACGCCATTTAGCCGGTTAG
- a CDS encoding DUF423 domain-containing protein translates to MTLNSERVSVWLQWSSFLLFLAVALGAFGAHGLQEHFSVKQLDVWHKAVNYQVIHAFALLAIAVLVHLFSEQSAFWTKAGWSFLTGIFLFSGSLYLWALSGLKFLVFLTPIGGMAFLLGWLLLFLGARDIRRST, encoded by the coding sequence ATGACGTTGAATTCAGAGAGAGTGTCGGTTTGGCTGCAATGGTCAAGTTTTCTGCTGTTTCTGGCGGTGGCTCTCGGCGCTTTTGGCGCGCACGGTTTGCAGGAGCATTTTTCCGTAAAGCAGTTGGATGTTTGGCATAAAGCGGTTAACTATCAGGTTATTCACGCTTTCGCTCTGCTGGCGATAGCGGTTCTTGTACACCTATTTTCCGAACAGAGCGCTTTCTGGACGAAAGCCGGTTGGAGTTTTCTGACCGGTATTTTTCTGTTCAGCGGCAGTCTGTATTTATGGGCTTTAAGTGGTTTGAAGTTTTTGGTGTTTTTGACGCCGATCGGCGGTATGGCTTTTTTGCTGGGATGGCTGTTGCTGTTTTTAGGCGCAAGAGACATTCGCCGCTCCACGTGA
- a CDS encoding ArsR/SmtB family transcription factor: protein MTTDNLKRCLFEQLAQIGKSMGHANRLLILDILAQAPTQVETLSQKLNLSLANVSKHLQHLKQSGLVVCETQGKQRIYRLSDPDIVTLVQTMRNIAERQMAEVSTILNEKLQPRAPLTPFNPGEIKKALQAESITLLDVRPEDEYQAGHIDGAINIPIEELGDQIEDLSRDKPIIVYCRGPYCLWSYEAVENLRQHDFDASRMADGYPDWEQTR, encoded by the coding sequence ATGACAACCGATAATCTAAAACGATGTTTATTTGAACAATTGGCGCAGATCGGCAAATCCATGGGTCATGCCAATCGCCTGCTTATACTCGACATTCTGGCGCAGGCTCCCACTCAAGTGGAAACCTTGAGTCAAAAACTCAATTTAAGCCTTGCGAATGTCTCCAAGCATTTACAACACCTTAAACAGAGCGGTCTGGTCGTTTGCGAAACTCAGGGAAAGCAGCGTATTTACCGCCTCAGCGACCCGGATATCGTGACGCTGGTACAGACGATGCGAAATATTGCCGAGAGGCAAATGGCCGAAGTCTCCACGATTCTTAATGAAAAACTTCAGCCTCGGGCACCGCTAACGCCCTTTAACCCTGGAGAGATCAAAAAGGCATTACAGGCCGAAAGCATCACTCTGCTTGATGTAAGACCGGAAGATGAGTATCAGGCCGGACATATAGACGGTGCCATCAATATTCCCATCGAGGAACTCGGCGACCAGATCGAAGATCTCTCCCGGGACAAGCCGATCATCGTGTATTGCCGCGGGCCTTATTGCCTATGGTCGTACGAAGCGGTGGAAAACCTCAGGCAGCATGATTTTGACGCCAGCCGAATGGCCGATGGCTATCCTGACTGGGAACAGACACGCTAA